One Streptomyces mobaraensis NBRC 13819 = DSM 40847 DNA segment encodes these proteins:
- a CDS encoding DUF5926 family protein — protein sequence MAKKRRPQTKAAAPRAVDGPIPVVGAREPCPCGSGRRYKACHGQQAAHASAELVQRPFEGLPGEADWVALRELVPAATVRLTLKDGLPEGVPSVTLATVLPMAWPALRRDNGAVLLGLQNDTATGDLSRDLADTLQRALAAEPGTPVGGSRTGGDGPRLQDLLDLSAPFEPEVHTGFEFWVENAENATGEVAASLERANAAAIPTVRLAGVEGAYWCETPEKNHLRWVMTHPEEKLLDALARLHAAGESSLGEGTRLVGSFRAHGLTVPVWDLPTGVAAADVEKPAAAFAERLNKALADESPLSGEERRARSGLTSRQVTLN from the coding sequence ATGGCCAAGAAGCGCCGACCCCAGACCAAGGCCGCCGCACCGCGGGCCGTCGACGGGCCGATCCCCGTCGTCGGTGCCCGCGAGCCCTGCCCCTGCGGCTCCGGCCGCCGCTACAAGGCGTGCCACGGCCAGCAGGCCGCCCACGCCTCGGCCGAACTGGTCCAGCGGCCGTTCGAGGGCCTGCCGGGCGAGGCCGACTGGGTCGCCCTGCGCGAGCTGGTGCCCGCCGCCACCGTGCGGCTCACGCTCAAGGACGGGCTGCCCGAGGGCGTGCCCTCGGTGACGCTGGCGACCGTGCTGCCCATGGCCTGGCCGGCCCTGCGCCGGGACAACGGCGCCGTCCTGCTCGGCCTGCAGAACGACACCGCGACCGGTGACCTCAGCCGCGACCTCGCGGACACCCTCCAGCGCGCCCTCGCCGCCGAGCCGGGCACCCCCGTCGGCGGTTCCCGGACGGGCGGCGACGGGCCGCGGCTCCAGGACCTGCTGGACCTCTCGGCGCCCTTCGAGCCGGAGGTGCACACCGGATTCGAGTTCTGGGTCGAGAACGCCGAGAACGCCACCGGCGAGGTCGCCGCCTCGCTGGAGCGGGCCAACGCCGCCGCGATCCCCACCGTCCGGCTCGCCGGGGTCGAGGGCGCGTACTGGTGCGAGACGCCCGAGAAGAACCACCTGCGCTGGGTGATGACCCACCCGGAGGAGAAGCTGCTGGACGCGCTCGCGCGGCTGCACGCGGCCGGTGAGTCCTCGCTCGGCGAGGGCACCCGGCTCGTCGGCTCGTTCCGCGCCCACGGGCTGACCGTGCCCGTCTGGGACCTGCCCACGGGCGTGGCCGCGGCGGACGTCGAGAAGCCGGCCGCCGCGTTCGCGGAGCGGCTGAACAAGGCGCTCGCCGACGAGTCGCCGCTGTCCGGCGAGGAGCGCCGGGCCCGCAGCGGCCTGACCAGCCGTCAGGTCACGCTGAACTGA
- a CDS encoding glycerophosphodiester phosphodiesterase gives MTTAHRAPASRPGSRPPAVIAHRGASEDAPEHTLAAYRKAIEDGADALECDVRLTADGHLVCVHDRRVNRTSNGRGAVSSLELADLAALDFGSWKGRATDAEAPDTETTDPGDPADTAVLTLERLLELVVDADRRVELAIETKHPTRWAGLVEARLLALLGRFGLDRPPPGEPPAVRVMSFSARSLHRIRAEAPALPAVYLMQFLSPRLRDGRLPPGVDIAGPSIRIVRSHPGYVARLHQAGHQVHVWTVNEPEDVELCLRLGVDAVITNRPKAVLTQVGRR, from the coding sequence GTGACCACTGCGCACCGGGCCCCCGCGTCCCGCCCCGGGAGCCGCCCGCCGGCCGTCATCGCCCACCGCGGCGCGTCCGAGGACGCGCCGGAGCACACCCTCGCCGCGTACCGGAAGGCGATCGAGGACGGCGCGGACGCGCTGGAGTGCGATGTGCGGCTGACGGCGGACGGGCACCTCGTCTGCGTCCACGACCGGCGGGTCAACCGCACGTCCAACGGGCGCGGGGCCGTCTCGTCCCTGGAGCTTGCCGATCTGGCGGCGCTCGACTTCGGGTCGTGGAAGGGGCGCGCCACGGACGCGGAGGCGCCCGACACCGAGACGACGGACCCCGGTGATCCGGCCGACACCGCCGTCCTCACCCTGGAGCGGCTCCTCGAACTCGTCGTCGACGCGGACCGGCGCGTCGAGCTCGCCATCGAGACCAAGCACCCGACGCGCTGGGCGGGCTTGGTGGAGGCGCGGCTGCTCGCCCTGCTCGGCCGCTTCGGCCTGGACCGGCCGCCGCCCGGGGAACCCCCGGCGGTCCGCGTGATGAGCTTCTCCGCCCGTTCCCTGCACCGGATCCGCGCCGAGGCGCCCGCGCTCCCGGCCGTCTATCTGATGCAGTTCCTGTCGCCGCGGCTGCGTGACGGCCGGCTGCCGCCCGGGGTGGACATCGCCGGGCCCAGCATCCGGATCGTGCGCTCCCACCCGGGGTACGTGGCACGGCTGCATCAGGCGGGGCACCAGGTGCACGTGTGGACGGTCAACGAGCCCGAGGACGTCGAACTGTGCCTGCGGTTGGGCGTCGACGCGGTGATCACCAACCGGCCGAAGGCGGTGCTCACTCAGGTGGGACGGCGCTGA